A single window of Vigna unguiculata cultivar IT97K-499-35 chromosome 1, ASM411807v1, whole genome shotgun sequence DNA harbors:
- the LOC114177429 gene encoding uncharacterized protein LOC114177429: protein MAYPSSQNSEPALPLHLCFFLLTLFMFLGFSWYSSYEPIMESFMEQLKLVLMVSPLLLLLVLHFVSNYGGGGGVLSSLIPLPERESLHRAGGTPWGVGFVLVLLLFMVSYQSSFQERWFPLLTR from the coding sequence ATGGCGTACCCTTCTTCTCAAAATTCCGAACCCGCTCTCCCTCTGCACCTGTGTTTCTTCTTGCTCACCTTGTTCATGTTCCTCGGTTTCTCATGGTACTCAAGCTACGAGCCAATAATGGAGAGCTTCATGGAGCAACTGAAGCTGGTGCTGATGGTTTCCCCTCTTCTGCTTCTGCTAGTTCTGCACTTCGTTTCCAACTACGGAGGAGGTGGAGGGGTCTTGTCTTCACTCATTCCGTTGCCGGAGAGAGAGTCGCTGCACAGAGCAGGTGGAACTCCTTGGGGTGTTGGCTTcgttcttgttcttcttctcttcatGGTTTCTTACCAGTCTTCTTTCCAAGAACGCTGGTTTCCTCTCCTCACCAGGTGA